One Helianthus annuus cultivar XRQ/B chromosome 7, HanXRQr2.0-SUNRISE, whole genome shotgun sequence genomic region harbors:
- the LOC110867928 gene encoding uncharacterized protein LOC110867928 encodes MWRSIPFDKSGWDNVEQHYKDALMNHLRENFNIDEVERDYEAKNLTGGIRTVLMKRYSDRKYEAKKLFKSKGGYNDLESARAFHPKDMPYDNWLRTIEGFREAKYIKRSEANTLVREKQQFPYRGGTSSYGSTAYKNDMDWVPTYAKTHTDNQGNWVDPVAEQNYRNIQQATSQWSGEGPPIAPYQEALGERRGWYRGMGPKPSSNTSSHSSSNMSSSQARTQEPFSEDFVNSLFQTPSFFNQLNNYLASQGKGKGKSKGYDSDNLFDNESDDEPNDNDDDE; translated from the exons ATGTGGCGGTCCATCCCCTTCGATAAAAGTGGATGGGATAACGTTGAACAACATTACAAGGATGCCCTCATGAACCACTTACGG gaAAATTTCAATATTGATGAAGTGGAACGTGACTATGAGGCCAAAAACTTGACGGGTGGCATTAGGACTGTGCTTATGAAGCGGTACTCTGACCGCAAGTACGAGGCTAAAAAATTATTTAAGAGCAAGGGAGGTTACAATGATCTTGAGAGTGCACGGGCATTCCATCCCAAGGATATGCCCTATGATAACTGGTTGAGAACCATTGAAGGTTTCCGGGAAGCTAAATATATTAAAAGAAGCGAGGCCAACACACTAGTACGCGAGAAACAACAATTCCCATACCGTGGGGGGACATCTTCGTACGGTAGCACCGCctataaaaat GATATGGATTGGGTACCTACGTATGCTAAAACCCACACGGACAATCAAGGGAATTGGGTTGATCCGGTTGCTGAACAAAATTAC CGGAACATACAACAGGCCACAAGTCAATGGAGCGGTGAGGGTCCGCCAATTGCCCCGTATCAGGAAGCGTTGGGTGAGCGGCGAGGATGGTACCGCGGGATGGGGCCTAAACCTTCTTCCAACACGTCCTCGCACTCGTCATCTAACATGTCGTCTTCGCAAGCTCGGACGCAAGAACCCTTTTCCGAG GATTTTGTTAACAGCTTGTTCCAAACCCCGTCATTTTTTAACCAACTTAACAACTATCTTGCTtcacaaggaaaaggaaaaggaaagtcaAAAGGCTACGATTCTGACAACTTATTCGATAATGAATCCGACGATGAACCCAACGATAACGATGACGATGAGTGA